From the genome of Papaver somniferum cultivar HN1 chromosome 2, ASM357369v1, whole genome shotgun sequence, one region includes:
- the LOC113348779 gene encoding prohibitin-1, mitochondrial-like: MNLKDVKPPKIPGGVNAASALIKVGIVGGLGLYAAFNSLYNVEGGHRAIVFNRITGVKDKVYPEGTHLMVPWFERPVIYDVRARPHLVESTSGSRDLQMVKIGLRVLTRPVADQLPTIYRTLGENYNERVLPSIIHETLKAVVAQYNASQLLTQREAVSREIRKVLTERATNFNLALDDVSITTLTFGREFTAAIEAKQVAAQEAERAKFVVEKAEQDKRSAIIRAQGEAKSAQLIGDAIANNPAFITLRRIEAAREIAHTISNSNNKVFLNSSDLLLNLQGMTLEPAKLK, from the exons ATGAATCTCAAAGATGTTAAGCCTCCAAAGATCCCAGGAGGAGTAAATGCTGCTTCTGCTTTGATCAAAGTTGGAATAGTCGGTGGTCTTGGTTTATACGCAGCTTTCAACAGTCTCTACAATGTTGAAGGAGGACATCGAGCTATTGTTTTCAATCGTATCACTGGTGTCAAAGATAAG GTTTATCCTGAAGGAACACATCTAATGGTCCCGTGGTTTGAGAGGCCTGTCATTTATGATGTCCGAGCACGACCTCATCTTGTCGAAAGTACTTCCGGGAGCCGTGACCTTCAGATG GTCAAGATTGGGCTTCGAGTTTTGACACGACCCGTGGCTGACCAGTTACCAACAATATACCGAACTCTTGGGGAGAACTACAATGAGAGGGTCCTGCCATCAATAATCCATGAAACGCTGAAAGCTGTGGTCGCACAATATAATGCCAGCCAGCTTCTCACACAGAGAGAG GCTGTTAGTAGGGAAATACGGAAAGTACTGACAGAGAGGGCTACCAACTTTAACCTTGCATTGGACGATGTGTCAATAACAACCCTAACTTTCGGAAGGGAGTTTACAGCTGCAATTGAAGCTAAACAGGTTGCTGCGCAAGAAGCCGAGAGAGCCAAGTTTGTGGTAGAGAAAGCAGAGCAGGACAAACGAAGTGCTATTATCAGAGCTCAG GGAGAGGCTAAGAGTGCTCAGCTAATTGGGGATGCCATTGCAAACAATCCAGCTTTCATCACATTAAGGAGAATTGAAGCTGCAAGGGAAATTGCACATACAATCTCGAATTCCAACAACAAGGTTTTCTTGAACTCCTCTGACCTGTTGTTGAACCTTCAAGGAATGACCCTGGAGCCAGCAAAATTGAAGTAA